Proteins encoded in a region of the Vicia villosa cultivar HV-30 ecotype Madison, WI linkage group LG5, Vvil1.0, whole genome shotgun sequence genome:
- the LOC131608065 gene encoding putative zinc finger protein CONSTANS-LIKE 11: protein MSSDLYSFGTTFHSHSTSELDGTQDLPFLSDSFPFFNTTSSNSFDEPLLPSSLDPFSPSFFSFSTSTDQNLTSYHQTNETFSDFDLSQVKNEESSSQISVDYYNNNQFLPHSYSGAENASKYMQRSFSSNSFEKKPSFQFQTHRDNPMDSSKFQMHDLSSTDNSLRRVCSTGDLQNMKENNMSPTEGNLQEESNFKVGRYNAEERKEKISKYRAKRTQRNFNKTIKYACRKTLADNRPRVRGRFARNDEPNEIPKVPCRDEDEVDFWMEELRLYEDDVTVGAAEQYLKSNSYGVSQFQYFGL from the exons ATGTCTTCTGATCTCTATTCTTTTGGCACAACTTTCCACTCACATTCAACCTCAGAACTTGATGGAACTCAAGATCTTCCATTTCTCTCTGATTCCTTCCCTTTCTTCAACACTACTTCTTCAAACTCATTTGATGAAcctcttcttccttcttctctaGATCCTTTTTCGCcttcctttttctctttctcaactTCCACTGATCAAAACCTCACAAGTTATCATCAAACTAATGAAACTTTCTCAGATTTTGATCTCTCCCAAGTTAAAAACGAggaatcatcatcacaaataagTGTTGATTATTATAACAATAATCAGTTTCTTCCTCATAGTTACAGTGGTGCTGAGAATGCATCAAAGTACATGCAAAGAAGCTTCAGTAGTAACTCTTTCGAAAAGAAGCCGAGTTTTCAATTCCAAACTCACCGCGATAATCCTATGGATTCGTCGAAATTTCAAATGCATGATTTAAGCTCCACTGATAATAGTTTGAGAAGGGTTTGTAGCACTGGCGAtttgcag aacatgaaagaaaataacATGTCTCCAACGGAGGGAAATTTGCAAGAGGAATCAAATTTCAAAGTAGGCCGATACAACGCcgaagaaagaaaggaaaaaatttCGAAATACAGAGCTAAGAGAACACAAAGGAACTTTAATAAGACCATTAAG TATGCATGTCGAAAGACATTAGCAGACAATCGACCGCGCGTACGTGGCAGGTTCGCGCGTAATGACGAGCCCAACGAAATTCCTAAAGTTCCGTGTAGAGACGAAGACGAAGTCGATTTTTGG ATGGAAGAATTGAGGTTATATGAAGATGATGTAACAGTGGGAGCAGCAGAACAATATCTGAAGAGCAATAGTTATGGAGTTAGTCAATTTCAGTACTTTGGATTATGA